In Microbacterium sp. AB, a single genomic region encodes these proteins:
- a CDS encoding DUF3117 domain-containing protein, producing the protein MAAMKPRTGDGPMEAVKEGRLIIVRVPLEGGGRLVVSVNDEEARELHGVLGNVVSAA; encoded by the coding sequence ATGGCAGCGATGAAGCCGAGAACCGGAGACGGACCTATGGAGGCCGTGAAGGAGGGGCGCCTCATCATCGTGCGCGTCCCGCTCGAAGGTGGCGGGCGACTCGTCGTATCCGTCAATGACGAAGAGGCCCGGGAGCTGCACGGCGTGCTGGGCAACGTCGTGAGCGCCGCGTAG
- a CDS encoding O-methyltransferase has product MSELDAVARFARETVVEPDHIARARQNALELGAAPISPGIGAQCAVVTAATAARTIIEIGTGAGVSGLWLLHGAPQAVLTTIDSEPEHLSAARSAFQAAGVPLARARYITGRAAEVLPRMNEGAYDIVLIDADAANVIDYVEHGLRLARPGGTVLVPRVLHGGRVADPVQRDATTRNYRTLLQETQASAAVIAALSTVNEGLLQLTVVPTA; this is encoded by the coding sequence ATGAGCGAACTGGATGCGGTCGCCCGCTTCGCCCGCGAGACGGTCGTCGAGCCCGACCACATCGCTCGCGCCCGTCAGAACGCGCTCGAGCTCGGCGCCGCGCCGATCAGCCCCGGGATCGGCGCGCAGTGCGCCGTCGTGACGGCGGCCACGGCGGCGCGCACGATCATCGAGATCGGCACCGGCGCCGGCGTCTCGGGGCTCTGGCTCCTGCACGGCGCGCCTCAGGCGGTGCTCACGACGATCGACAGCGAGCCGGAGCATCTCTCGGCGGCCCGCTCGGCGTTCCAGGCGGCGGGGGTCCCCCTTGCGCGCGCCCGCTACATCACGGGCCGCGCGGCCGAGGTCCTCCCGCGCATGAACGAGGGCGCATACGACATCGTGCTCATCGATGCGGATGCCGCGAACGTCATCGACTACGTCGAGCACGGGCTGCGTCTGGCGCGCCCCGGCGGCACGGTCCTCGTGCCGCGCGTGCTGCACGGCGGACGCGTCGCCGACCCGGTGCAGCGCGACGCGACGACCCGCAACTACCGCACGCTTTTGCAGGAGACGCAGGCCTCCGCCGCCGTCATCGCCGCGCTGTCGACGGTGAACGAGGGTCTCCTCCAGCTGACGGTCGTCCCCACGGCATGA
- a CDS encoding Sec-independent protein translocase family protein, protein MFSGLTIEKIALIGFIAALIVGPERLPRYAENLAVLIRRARDWLQGARTRVKDEMGEDFDDVDWQKLDPRQYDPRRIIREALLDDAPAAAAAGSAPKAAVRQPRTTPLTRETFTAEAPPPFDSEAT, encoded by the coding sequence ATGTTCTCCGGGCTGACGATCGAGAAGATTGCGCTGATCGGCTTCATCGCAGCCCTCATCGTCGGCCCCGAGCGGCTCCCGCGGTATGCGGAGAACCTCGCCGTGCTCATCCGCCGGGCGCGGGACTGGCTGCAGGGGGCGCGCACGCGCGTCAAGGACGAGATGGGCGAGGACTTCGACGACGTCGACTGGCAGAAGCTCGATCCGCGTCAGTACGATCCTCGACGCATCATCCGCGAGGCGCTCCTGGACGACGCGCCGGCCGCCGCCGCCGCGGGAAGCGCGCCGAAGGCGGCGGTGCGCCAGCCGCGGACGACCCCGCTCACGCGAGAGACCTTCACCGCCGAGGCGCCGCCGCCGTTCGACTCCGAGGCGACCTGA
- a CDS encoding Mrp/NBP35 family ATP-binding protein — MSDASGTLLDRIRDAVGRVTDPELRRPLSELDMVRGVRGGGDGVEVEIALTIVGCPAADRIERDVRRAAEQAADGTPVSVAVGVMTPAQRKALTERLRGAQRVMPFGEDSLTRVIAVTSGKGGVGKSTVTANLAVALAGRGLKVGLVDADVHGFSIPALLGLTVDGVAPSPTQVGDLILPPVAYGVKAISIGMFLQNGNEVVAWRGPMLHRTVQQFLTDVYFGDLDLLLIDMPPGTGDIAISVGQLLPHADVLVVTTPQTAASDVAVRSGLVARQTGQRVVGVVENMSAFTLPDGSTLDLFGSGGGDAVASALSTAEVTVPLLASVPLSPALRAGGDSGEPVVLAHPEDAAAQAIAAVAAALAAEPRRLLGRKLPLSPS; from the coding sequence ATGAGCGACGCATCCGGCACTCTGCTCGATCGCATCCGCGACGCCGTCGGCCGTGTGACGGACCCCGAGCTGCGGCGCCCCCTCTCCGAGCTCGACATGGTCCGCGGCGTGCGCGGCGGCGGCGACGGCGTCGAGGTCGAGATCGCGCTCACGATCGTCGGCTGCCCGGCTGCGGACCGGATCGAGAGGGACGTGCGCCGCGCGGCCGAGCAGGCGGCGGACGGCACGCCCGTCTCCGTCGCGGTCGGCGTCATGACGCCGGCACAGCGCAAGGCGCTCACCGAGCGCCTTCGGGGCGCACAGCGCGTCATGCCGTTCGGCGAGGACTCGCTCACCCGTGTCATCGCGGTCACGAGCGGCAAGGGAGGGGTCGGGAAGTCGACCGTGACCGCCAACCTCGCCGTCGCGCTCGCCGGGCGGGGCCTGAAGGTCGGGCTCGTCGACGCCGACGTGCACGGCTTCTCGATCCCCGCCCTCCTCGGGCTCACCGTCGACGGCGTCGCGCCGTCCCCGACCCAGGTCGGAGACCTCATCCTGCCGCCCGTGGCGTACGGGGTGAAGGCGATCTCGATCGGGATGTTCCTCCAGAACGGCAACGAGGTCGTGGCCTGGCGGGGGCCGATGCTCCACCGCACGGTACAGCAGTTCCTCACCGACGTCTATTTCGGCGATCTCGACCTCCTCCTCATCGACATGCCTCCCGGAACCGGCGACATCGCGATCTCCGTGGGGCAGCTGCTGCCCCACGCCGACGTGCTCGTCGTCACGACACCGCAGACGGCCGCCTCCGACGTCGCCGTGCGGAGCGGACTCGTCGCCCGGCAGACCGGTCAGCGGGTCGTCGGGGTCGTGGAGAACATGTCGGCGTTCACGCTGCCCGATGGGAGCACGCTCGATCTGTTCGGCTCGGGAGGCGGCGACGCCGTGGCCTCGGCGCTGTCCACCGCGGAGGTCACGGTGCCGCTGCTGGCGTCCGTGCCGCTGAGTCCCGCCCTGCGCGCGGGAGGGGACAGCGGCGAGCCCGTCGTCCTCGCGCATCCCGAAGACGCCGCGGCGCAGGCGATCGCCGCGGTGGCCGCCGCCCTCGCCGCCGAACCTCGCCGCCTCCTCGGCCGCAAGCTCCCGCTCTCCCCGTCCTGA
- a CDS encoding DUF1003 domain-containing protein, whose product MARTDPRPFALRGRRPRIDADFRARDRDRFGRATEWIARAMGTPWFLIGLTLFCMLWMAWNSLVPVEWRFDSAALGFTALTLVLSLQASYAAPLILLAQNRQDDRDRVAMEQDRQRAERNLADTEYLAREIVALRMALTDLEDRTISRDVLREELRTLLEHIEREQRPPAPGDASSPGEEHRPS is encoded by the coding sequence ATGGCCCGCACCGACCCCCGCCCGTTCGCCCTCCGCGGGCGCCGCCCGCGGATCGACGCCGACTTCCGCGCCCGCGACAGGGATCGCTTCGGGCGCGCGACGGAGTGGATCGCCCGCGCGATGGGCACGCCGTGGTTCCTCATCGGGCTCACTCTCTTCTGCATGCTGTGGATGGCGTGGAACTCCCTCGTGCCCGTCGAGTGGCGCTTCGACTCCGCGGCGCTCGGCTTCACGGCGCTCACCCTCGTGCTCTCGCTCCAGGCGTCGTACGCGGCCCCGCTGATCCTGCTCGCCCAGAACCGGCAGGACGACCGCGATCGCGTCGCGATGGAGCAGGACCGGCAGCGCGCCGAGCGCAACCTCGCCGACACGGAGTACCTCGCCCGCGAGATCGTGGCGCTGCGGATGGCGCTGACCGATCTCGAGGACCGGACGATCTCGCGGGACGTGCTGCGCGAGGAGCTCAGGACGCTGCTCGAGCACATCGAGCGCGAGCAGCGGCCGCCCGCGCCCGGTGACGCCTCGTCTCCCGGAGAGGAGCACCGGCCCTCATGA
- a CDS encoding magnesium transporter MgtE N-terminal domain-containing protein, with translation MSTQRVFVARLAGCPVFDPTGDRLGRVRDVVVVYRSTAAPRVIGLVCEIPGRRHVFVAIGRITSIAQGQVITTGLINVRRFQPRADEVRVMAELVGRRVHFADGSGSAVIEDLAIEPNRIGEWAVSQLFLRRPKTSASPFAKGPTTFAAWSEVRERLAPGEAQSAEHLAASYAELRAADLANTLLDLPERRMIEVAAELSDERLADALEEMPEDDQVQILERLGDERAADVLDAMDPDDAADLLAELAPQRSEELLDLMEPEEAEDVRMLLRYGPDTAGGLMTTEPIILPADATIAEALALIRRHELHPALAASVYVTLPPYETPTGRFLGAVHFQRMLRYPPHERIGAIVDETIEPVLVTGSASEVARRLASYDLVAVPVVDAAHRLVGAVTVDDVLDYLLPEDWRSQDPDEEIPRAPATGAIGTVGG, from the coding sequence GTGAGTACACAGAGGGTTTTCGTGGCACGCCTCGCGGGCTGTCCCGTCTTCGACCCCACCGGCGATCGCCTCGGCCGCGTCCGCGACGTCGTCGTCGTGTACCGAAGTACGGCGGCTCCCCGCGTCATCGGCCTCGTGTGCGAGATCCCCGGTCGCCGGCACGTGTTCGTCGCGATCGGGCGCATCACGTCGATCGCCCAGGGCCAGGTCATCACCACCGGCCTCATCAACGTGCGCCGGTTCCAGCCGCGCGCCGACGAGGTGCGCGTCATGGCCGAGCTCGTCGGCCGCCGCGTCCACTTCGCCGACGGCAGCGGATCGGCCGTGATCGAGGATCTCGCGATCGAGCCGAACCGCATCGGGGAATGGGCCGTCAGCCAGCTCTTCCTCCGGAGGCCGAAGACGAGCGCGTCGCCGTTCGCGAAGGGGCCGACGACGTTCGCCGCGTGGAGCGAGGTCCGCGAGCGGCTCGCTCCCGGAGAGGCGCAGTCGGCGGAGCATCTCGCGGCGAGCTACGCCGAGCTGCGCGCGGCGGACCTGGCCAACACCCTGCTCGACCTGCCCGAGAGGCGGATGATCGAGGTCGCCGCCGAGCTCTCGGACGAGCGCCTCGCCGACGCCCTCGAGGAGATGCCCGAGGACGACCAGGTGCAGATCCTCGAGCGGCTCGGAGACGAGCGCGCCGCCGACGTGCTCGACGCCATGGACCCCGACGACGCCGCCGATCTGCTCGCCGAGCTCGCCCCCCAGCGCAGCGAGGAGCTCCTCGACCTCATGGAGCCCGAGGAGGCCGAGGACGTGCGCATGCTGCTGCGCTACGGGCCCGACACCGCCGGCGGCCTCATGACGACGGAGCCGATCATCCTCCCCGCCGACGCGACGATCGCGGAGGCGCTGGCGCTCATCCGACGCCACGAGCTGCACCCCGCGCTGGCCGCGAGCGTCTACGTGACGCTGCCGCCCTACGAGACGCCGACAGGACGCTTCCTCGGCGCCGTCCACTTCCAGCGCATGCTCCGCTACCCCCCGCACGAGCGGATCGGCGCGATCGTCGACGAGACGATCGAGCCCGTGCTCGTGACGGGATCGGCGTCGGAGGTCGCGCGGCGCCTCGCCAGCTACGACCTCGTCGCGGTGCCGGTCGTCGACGCCGCCCACCGGCTCGTCGGCGCCGTGACCGTGGACGACGTGCTCGACTACCTCCTCCCGGAGGACTGGCGGTCGCAGGATCCCGACGAGGAGATCCCCCGCGCCCCCGCGACCGGCGCGATCGGGACGGTGGGCGGATGA
- a CDS encoding general stress protein yields the protein MSMTSGLGKAPEIGEKIASFRDYDGALKAVSKLIEADVPAREIAIVGSALRSVEKVTGRLGWAQAAWSGALNGVLLGLLFGSMVLIWTPSLPMGAFVGMLLLGVAMGMVFRLTSYMIVRRRRDFASVMQVTADHYEVAVQPSSVGKARQILGAAPEAPAPVDPRTLSEPPRYGVRVDPQTGEPLGSRPVAETPGADAGSDPGAAAGDGSPEPGEPRATDPDARD from the coding sequence ATGAGCATGACGAGCGGACTGGGCAAGGCCCCCGAGATCGGCGAGAAGATCGCGAGCTTCCGTGACTACGACGGAGCCCTGAAAGCCGTCTCGAAGCTCATCGAGGCGGACGTCCCGGCGCGGGAGATCGCGATCGTGGGCAGCGCGCTGCGTTCCGTCGAGAAGGTCACGGGACGTCTGGGATGGGCGCAGGCCGCCTGGTCCGGCGCCCTCAACGGAGTGCTGCTGGGCCTGCTGTTCGGCTCGATGGTTCTCATCTGGACGCCCTCGCTGCCGATGGGCGCGTTCGTCGGGATGCTCCTGCTCGGCGTGGCGATGGGGATGGTGTTCCGTCTCACGAGCTACATGATCGTGCGGCGCCGGCGAGACTTCGCGAGCGTCATGCAGGTCACGGCCGACCACTACGAGGTGGCGGTGCAGCCGTCGAGCGTGGGCAAGGCCCGGCAGATCCTGGGCGCGGCGCCCGAGGCGCCCGCTCCCGTCGATCCTCGTACGCTGAGCGAGCCTCCGCGCTACGGCGTCCGGGTCGATCCGCAGACGGGCGAGCCGCTCGGGTCCCGCCCCGTCGCGGAGACGCCGGGCGCCGACGCCGGCTCGGACCCCGGTGCGGCCGCGGGGGACGGATCCCCCGAGCCCGGGGAGCCTCGCGCGACGGATCCCGACGCGAGGGACTGA
- a CDS encoding aminopeptidase P family protein, with translation MSTGETNTQGAPEKTANTNRRQPYPQGFLDTISAGWAERAETLPAARAQAPYAAARRDAVSAAFPGERLVVPAGGYKQRSNDTDYPFRAHSAFSHLTGWGADAVPDSLLVFEPAGDGHEVTLFLRDRATRETPEFYRDASIGEFWVGPRPSLAQVAADLGIATAHVDAFSAADGDLVLDEDERLTGFLSELRLVKDAYEIEQMSLAVDVTARGFDDIVRELPRIVAHPRGERVVEGVFHQRARSDGNGEGYDTIAASGPHACYLHWTRNDGAVVPGDLILVDAGTEVDSLYTADITRTLPVSGVFTDIQRRIYETVREAADAAFAAARPGVRFRTLHETAMEVIARRTAEWGLLPVTAEEALDADRGGQQRRYMVHGTSHHLGLDVHDCAQARREMYYDGELAPGMVFTIEPGLYFQVDDLTVPAEYRGIGVRIEDDVLMTEDGPVNLSAGIPRMADGVEAWIARLRS, from the coding sequence ATGAGCACCGGCGAGACGAACACCCAGGGCGCCCCCGAGAAGACCGCGAACACGAACCGCCGCCAGCCGTACCCGCAGGGATTCCTCGACACCATCTCCGCCGGCTGGGCCGAACGGGCGGAGACCCTGCCCGCTGCACGGGCCCAGGCGCCGTACGCGGCCGCGCGCCGCGACGCGGTGTCGGCGGCGTTCCCCGGCGAGCGCCTCGTCGTGCCGGCCGGCGGATACAAGCAGCGCAGCAACGACACGGACTACCCCTTCCGCGCGCACTCCGCCTTCTCCCACCTCACCGGCTGGGGCGCGGACGCCGTGCCCGACTCGCTGCTCGTGTTCGAGCCGGCGGGCGACGGCCACGAGGTCACGCTCTTCCTGCGCGACCGGGCCACGCGCGAGACGCCCGAGTTCTATCGCGACGCCTCGATCGGGGAGTTCTGGGTCGGCCCCCGGCCCTCCCTGGCGCAGGTGGCGGCCGACCTCGGCATCGCCACCGCTCACGTGGACGCGTTCTCCGCCGCCGACGGCGACCTCGTGCTCGACGAGGACGAGCGGCTGACGGGCTTCCTCTCCGAGCTGCGTCTCGTCAAGGACGCCTACGAGATCGAGCAGATGTCGCTCGCCGTCGACGTGACGGCGCGCGGGTTCGACGACATCGTGCGCGAGCTCCCGCGCATCGTCGCGCATCCCCGCGGCGAGCGGGTCGTCGAGGGGGTCTTCCACCAGCGCGCGCGCAGCGACGGGAACGGGGAGGGCTACGACACGATCGCCGCGTCCGGCCCGCACGCGTGCTACCTGCACTGGACGCGCAACGACGGCGCGGTCGTCCCCGGCGATCTCATCCTCGTCGACGCCGGCACCGAGGTCGACAGCCTCTACACCGCCGACATCACCCGCACGCTCCCCGTGAGCGGCGTGTTCACGGACATCCAGCGGAGGATCTACGAGACCGTGCGCGAGGCGGCGGACGCCGCCTTCGCCGCCGCGCGGCCGGGCGTGAGGTTCCGCACCCTGCACGAGACGGCCATGGAGGTCATCGCGAGGCGCACCGCCGAATGGGGGCTCCTGCCCGTCACGGCCGAGGAGGCGCTCGACGCCGACCGCGGCGGCCAGCAGCGCCGCTACATGGTGCACGGGACGAGCCATCACCTCGGTCTCGACGTGCACGACTGCGCACAGGCGCGCCGCGAGATGTACTACGACGGCGAGCTCGCCCCCGGCATGGTCTTCACGATCGAGCCCGGGCTCTACTTCCAGGTCGACGACCTCACGGTGCCCGCGGAGTACCGCGGCATCGGCGTGCGCATCGAGGACGACGTCCTCATGACCGAGGACGGCCCCGTGAACCTCTCCGCCGGCATCCCGCGGATGGCGGACGGCGTCGAGGCGTGGATCGCGCGGCTGCGCTCCTGA
- a CDS encoding endonuclease/exonuclease/phosphatase family protein produces the protein MLRLLGILVTVAFAIATAILTWPGFFRLEQVFPVAQVAALRGVVVVAFAIVTVVFLLFAVIRPLRGFALSMALVSAIGAISGGVILGARGYGTGSLPDSTETSVRVMTWNTAGNAMGADEIAQTAVAMDVDIVALPETAASVGEDVAVAMRDLDRPMWVHHVALQPELQDGPQAWQTTLLISPDLGDYSVIEASSDLTSNTEVVPSVVAMPVDGEGPIVVAVHAVAPQPEYMSEWVDDLRWVADQCVDGNVILAGDFNATLDHMTSLGADGFDLGYCDDAAAATGNGAVGTWPTDLPALLSTPIDHVMHSAAWRATGSIVLTNLDGAGSDHRPLVVQLEPAG, from the coding sequence GTGCTGCGCTTGCTCGGGATCCTCGTGACGGTGGCCTTCGCCATCGCGACGGCGATCCTCACGTGGCCGGGCTTCTTCCGGCTCGAGCAGGTCTTCCCGGTCGCGCAGGTGGCGGCTCTGCGCGGCGTCGTCGTCGTCGCGTTCGCGATCGTCACGGTCGTGTTCCTGCTCTTCGCGGTCATCCGGCCGCTCCGCGGATTCGCCCTCTCGATGGCGCTCGTGTCCGCCATCGGGGCGATCTCCGGCGGCGTGATCCTCGGCGCGCGCGGGTACGGCACGGGGTCCCTGCCCGACTCGACCGAGACGAGCGTCCGCGTCATGACGTGGAACACCGCGGGCAATGCGATGGGCGCCGACGAGATCGCGCAGACGGCCGTCGCCATGGACGTCGACATCGTCGCGCTGCCGGAGACGGCCGCGTCTGTCGGCGAGGACGTCGCCGTCGCGATGCGCGACCTCGACCGACCCATGTGGGTCCATCACGTCGCGCTCCAGCCCGAGCTGCAGGACGGGCCGCAGGCGTGGCAGACGACGCTCCTCATCTCCCCCGACCTCGGGGACTACTCCGTGATCGAGGCGTCGTCCGACCTCACGAGCAACACGGAGGTCGTGCCGAGCGTCGTGGCGATGCCCGTGGACGGCGAGGGGCCGATCGTCGTGGCCGTCCACGCGGTGGCGCCGCAGCCCGAGTACATGAGCGAGTGGGTCGACGACCTCCGGTGGGTCGCGGACCAGTGCGTCGACGGCAACGTGATCCTCGCCGGCGACTTCAACGCGACGCTGGACCACATGACCTCCCTCGGGGCCGACGGATTCGACCTCGGATACTGCGACGACGCGGCGGCGGCGACGGGGAACGGCGCCGTCGGCACCTGGCCCACCGATCTGCCGGCCCTGCTCTCGACGCCCATCGACCACGTGATGCACTCCGCGGCGTGGCGGGCGACCGGATCGATCGTGCTGACCAACCTCGACGGCGCCGGAAGCGACCACCGGCCGCTCGTCGTCCAGCTCGAGCCCGCGGGCTGA